A stretch of Halostagnicola kamekurae DNA encodes these proteins:
- a CDS encoding OBG GTPase family GTP-binding protein, whose amino-acid sequence MGLEEEIEEIEEEIASTPYNKSTEAHIGRLKSKLAEKKEKLQNQSSAGGGTGYDVEKTGDATVALVGFPSVGKSSLLNSLTNADSETGSYEFTTLDVNPGMCKHRGANIQLLDVPGLIQGAATGKGDGKQVLSVVRNADLILFVLSVFEIEQYDRLQEELYDINIRVDKTPPRVTVRPKIKDGIKITSSADQDLDEETISDVLREHGYVNADVNLGEKVDIDRLIDGLMENREYIPSITCVNKVDLIEPDYKETVDEQLRERGLDPEEVTFISAEEEKGLEALKDRLWENLDLIRVYMDKPGRGVDYEEPLMLERGSTIEEAVDKLGGEMQERFRFARVSGPSATHDEQQVGDQHVLEDEDVLKLILRR is encoded by the coding sequence ATGGGGCTCGAGGAGGAGATCGAGGAGATCGAAGAAGAGATCGCCAGCACGCCCTACAACAAGTCGACGGAGGCCCACATCGGCCGGCTGAAATCGAAGCTCGCGGAGAAAAAGGAGAAACTGCAGAATCAGTCCTCGGCCGGCGGCGGCACCGGTTATGACGTCGAAAAGACCGGGGACGCGACGGTCGCGCTCGTCGGGTTTCCGAGCGTCGGCAAATCCTCGCTTTTGAACTCGCTGACGAACGCCGACAGCGAGACCGGCTCCTACGAGTTCACGACGCTCGACGTCAACCCCGGCATGTGCAAACACCGCGGTGCGAACATACAGTTGCTCGACGTTCCCGGGCTGATTCAGGGCGCGGCGACCGGCAAGGGCGACGGCAAGCAGGTCCTCTCGGTCGTCCGAAACGCCGATCTCATCCTCTTCGTCCTCTCGGTGTTCGAGATCGAACAGTACGATCGACTCCAGGAGGAGCTCTACGACATCAACATTCGAGTCGACAAGACGCCGCCGCGGGTCACCGTGCGTCCGAAGATCAAAGACGGCATCAAGATTACCTCGAGCGCGGATCAGGACTTAGACGAGGAGACGATCTCGGACGTACTCCGCGAGCACGGCTACGTCAACGCCGACGTGAACCTCGGCGAGAAGGTCGACATCGATCGGCTGATCGACGGTCTGATGGAAAACCGCGAGTACATCCCGTCGATCACCTGCGTGAACAAAGTCGACCTGATCGAACCCGACTACAAGGAGACCGTCGACGAGCAGCTCAGAGAGCGCGGGCTCGACCCCGAGGAGGTCACGTTCATCAGCGCCGAGGAGGAAAAGGGCCTCGAGGCGCTCAAAGACCGCCTCTGGGAGAACCTCGACCTCATCCGGGTCTACATGGACAAGCCGGGTCGTGGCGTCGACTACGAGGAACCGCTGATGTTAGAGCGCGGGTCGACCATCGAGGAGGCGGTCGACAAACTCGGCGGCGAGATGCAAGAGCGGTTCCGGTTCGCCCGCGTCTCGGGGCCGAGCGCGACCCACGACGAACAGCAGGTCGGCGACCAGCACGTCCTCGAGGACGAGGACGTGCTCAAGTTGATCCTCCGACGATAG
- a CDS encoding VNG_1110C family protein, translated as MSGPSQLRDSTQIVLQQEVLRELETQLDDEFTVTIFDESEEYCRIIGSPVEIKAASDFLARRGVTIA; from the coding sequence ATGTCGGGACCGTCGCAACTGCGTGATAGCACCCAGATCGTTCTTCAGCAGGAGGTGCTCCGGGAACTCGAGACGCAGTTAGACGACGAGTTCACCGTCACGATCTTCGACGAGAGCGAGGAGTACTGTCGGATCATCGGGAGCCCCGTCGAGATCAAGGCGGCCAGCGACTTCCTCGCCCGCCGCGGGGTCACTATCGCGTGA